In Palleronia sp. LCG004, a single window of DNA contains:
- a CDS encoding DEAD/DEAH box helicase, with translation MALPAPRAGILALRPLSGNENDIIVLDPTLEIASVEAARFDLPEDSRNTVQAKAALLADALRLTLRRGAGPFRSAAQLAFEPRTYQLVPLLMALRLQVPRLLIADDVGIGKTIEAGLILREFMDRGEVDAFSVLCPPHLVDQWIIELKDRFGIDAVAVTSGTAARLERNLPLAQTLFDAYPHTVVSLDYIKAEKRREGFGRACPDFVIVDEAHACVGTHKGKQQRFELLQGLAKDAERRLVMLTATPHSGDEEAFARLLSLIDQEFATLDFDSAKYRERLARHFVQRRRVDLVEGDWHEERSFPKHETTEHAYRLSSEHLAFQEAVLDYCLEVVSKAGEQKRDQRLAFWGTLALMRCVGSSPAAALSALRNRAANEADRLEPQIYDEDGDDEDAVDIEPSTAFSDDPALRALIDQAGDLVEAKDPKLDALVGALKPLIKAGANPVVFCRYLATAEHVKSGLRRAFPKLIIESVTGELTPDERRDRVAVMALEDAEEGAQRILVATDCLSEGINLQQLFDTVIHYDLSWNPTRHQQREGRVDRFGQPAELVRSIMMFSPDSAIDGAVLDVILRKAEEIRKATGVTVPLPDERGPVTDALMSAMMLRRGGHKQLSLDLRLEEGTKVMEARWRDASENEKKSRARFAQNAMKPAEVAPEWDKVRSLLGSPEDTKLFIERAMSRFGVPLEKKRNLYVAHVHALQQTLKEKLEQRGLEKSVKLATAEPAPSGTSLLTRTHPLTASLAESLVEASLDQEALPDLGIGRVGAWPTTAVTAMTRVALLRVRYKLTIHARKERLLLAEEAALVALQGKGVVTSGEDVRNMLSTPATADLAAIARDRMINAARADLPVLLAGPLADFVKQRAVELVKDHARLRAAAGSISRVSVDAVLPPDVIGLFVLMPGEV, from the coding sequence GTGGCGCTCCCAGCCCCACGCGCAGGGATTCTTGCGCTTCGACCGCTGTCGGGAAACGAGAACGATATCATTGTCCTGGACCCCACGCTGGAAATCGCGTCGGTCGAAGCAGCGCGGTTCGATCTCCCAGAAGACTCGCGCAATACAGTGCAAGCCAAGGCTGCGCTCTTAGCGGACGCACTCCGGCTCACGCTTCGTCGCGGCGCCGGGCCTTTCCGATCCGCCGCGCAACTCGCCTTTGAACCACGGACGTATCAGCTTGTGCCGCTTCTCATGGCACTCAGGCTTCAAGTGCCGCGTCTGCTGATCGCTGACGATGTCGGGATCGGCAAGACCATCGAAGCGGGGTTGATCCTGCGGGAGTTCATGGACCGTGGCGAAGTCGATGCATTCTCGGTTCTCTGCCCACCCCACCTCGTGGATCAGTGGATCATCGAGCTTAAGGATCGGTTCGGAATCGACGCAGTCGCGGTGACTTCCGGCACAGCGGCACGCCTCGAGCGAAATCTGCCGCTCGCTCAGACCCTTTTCGACGCTTACCCCCACACGGTCGTTAGCCTCGATTACATCAAAGCCGAGAAGCGACGGGAGGGGTTCGGGCGGGCCTGTCCCGACTTCGTGATCGTTGATGAAGCCCACGCTTGTGTAGGCACCCACAAAGGCAAACAGCAGCGTTTCGAGTTGTTACAGGGGCTCGCGAAAGACGCCGAGCGCCGGCTCGTCATGCTCACGGCCACACCGCATTCGGGCGACGAGGAAGCATTTGCACGACTGCTCTCACTGATTGACCAGGAGTTCGCCACGCTGGACTTCGACAGCGCCAAATATCGAGAGCGCCTAGCGAGGCACTTTGTCCAGCGGCGTCGCGTGGACCTTGTAGAGGGCGATTGGCACGAGGAACGATCATTCCCGAAACATGAAACGACGGAGCACGCTTACCGCCTCTCGTCCGAGCACTTGGCGTTCCAGGAAGCCGTTCTGGACTATTGCCTCGAGGTGGTCTCGAAAGCCGGAGAGCAAAAGAGGGATCAGCGCCTGGCGTTCTGGGGCACCCTAGCTCTCATGCGCTGCGTCGGTTCCTCGCCCGCCGCGGCGTTGAGTGCGCTGAGAAATCGCGCCGCCAACGAAGCAGACCGTCTCGAACCTCAGATCTATGACGAAGACGGCGACGACGAAGATGCCGTGGACATCGAACCGAGCACGGCATTCTCGGATGATCCCGCACTCCGTGCGCTCATCGATCAGGCTGGCGATCTGGTTGAAGCGAAAGATCCGAAACTCGATGCCCTCGTGGGTGCACTCAAACCGCTGATCAAGGCTGGTGCCAACCCGGTCGTCTTCTGCCGGTACTTGGCCACCGCCGAACACGTGAAGTCAGGCCTGCGGAGAGCTTTCCCAAAGCTCATCATCGAGTCGGTAACTGGAGAGCTGACCCCGGACGAACGCCGCGATCGTGTTGCCGTAATGGCGCTGGAGGATGCGGAAGAAGGTGCGCAGAGAATCCTGGTGGCGACCGACTGCCTCTCGGAAGGCATCAACTTGCAGCAGCTTTTCGACACGGTCATTCATTACGATCTCTCGTGGAATCCGACCCGACATCAACAGCGTGAAGGAAGGGTGGACCGTTTCGGCCAACCGGCCGAGCTGGTTCGCTCGATCATGATGTTTTCGCCTGACAGCGCCATCGATGGCGCGGTCCTCGATGTGATCCTGCGAAAGGCCGAGGAAATTAGAAAGGCCACTGGTGTAACTGTTCCGCTACCTGATGAGCGTGGACCGGTCACAGACGCATTGATGTCCGCAATGATGCTCCGGCGTGGTGGGCACAAGCAGCTCTCTCTCGACCTTCGCCTCGAGGAGGGCACGAAGGTCATGGAAGCGCGCTGGCGCGATGCCAGCGAGAACGAGAAGAAATCGCGCGCCAGGTTCGCCCAGAACGCGATGAAGCCTGCTGAAGTAGCGCCGGAGTGGGACAAGGTCAGAAGCCTGCTCGGCTCGCCCGAGGATACGAAGCTTTTCATTGAGCGCGCGATGTCGCGGTTCGGTGTCCCACTAGAGAAAAAGCGGAACCTCTACGTAGCTCATGTCCACGCGCTCCAGCAGACCCTAAAGGAGAAGCTTGAACAGCGCGGCCTTGAGAAATCCGTCAAGCTCGCCACCGCAGAGCCGGCTCCCTCTGGAACGTCTCTCCTAACGAGAACACATCCGCTGACGGCATCGCTCGCCGAAAGCCTTGTCGAGGCGTCGTTGGATCAGGAGGCGCTTCCGGACCTCGGCATTGGCCGCGTGGGTGCATGGCCGACAACAGCGGTCACGGCGATGACGCGCGTCGCCCTCCTGCGAGTCCGGTACAAGCTCACGATCCACGCCAGAAAGGAGCGGTTACTCCTAGCCGAAGAAGCCGCGCTGGTTGCCCTTCAGGGCAAGGGCGTCGTGACGTCCGGTGAAGACGTCCGCAACATGCTCAGTACGCCGGCCACTGCCGACCTCGCGGCGATCGCACGAGATCGGATGATCAATGCTGCTAGGGCGGACCTGCCCGTCCTGCTTGCTGGACCTTTGGCGGACTTTGTCAAGCAGAGGGCAGTGGAACTCGTCAAGGATCACGCTCGGCTGCGTGCCGCGGCCGGATCCATCTCCCGCGTCAGCGTCGACGCGGTTCTCCCGCCTGACGTGATCGGCTTGTTCGTCCTCATGCCGGGCGAGGTGTGA
- a CDS encoding DEAD/DEAH box helicase: MKAFEFNHFLVNSYERFSRSFSAIRSDDLSRAIDEQYDAGRFWPDALLSLNPRYLSGPTVDDLVFSGDLDEGTGKVFRFGETPLRFHRHQAESIAKAKSHKSYVVTTGTGSGKSLCFFVPVVDSIIRALRAGKPRTTRAIIVYPMNALANSQMKEIDKFIGQSGLPDALKPVVKRYTGQESQEERQRIAANPPDILLTNYMMAELLLTRQDDLDAQVVKNATGLEFIILDELHTYRGRQGADVAVLVRRLRDRCSPDKAPICIGTSATMASEGTEESRAVAVAKVATRLFGSEIGPDAVIDESLQRATDDTISLAHATAALADVVRQPLPTKLDDEQLRKHPLAVWAELALGLDDGLELKRKKPVPFEEAVKRLADDSGIEAGQCRTQLEGFLTLVSLPEDQRGGTGDGAFLAFKLHRFISGAGEIFTTLTDKPRTVLFEGQLEDPNAPGNRLYPTRFCRNCGHEYHVVTKTEDDGHIGVLPRNIDDTPLETDDDEDVAGYLCPVPDNDLDFAFDGELSGYPESWLEERNGVERLRSYRKKRAPVSYVVTPDGRHGAGGREFWFIPGKFAFCLCCKDEPNQGMRERSKLAGLSGEGRSSATTLLVSSALEWMNKPTSGVPKTKRKLLGFTDNRQDAALQSGHFNDFLFVSLLRGAILRAITAAGPEGLTEDEFGLCVVKALGFTSANKEARANWMLDPSAGAVIREDAQRALAKVLAHRVWTDLRRGWRYTNPSLSVLKLLDVEFVGVADMASDRERLMTVLPELSDQSEEQIATLLKAVLGAMLEGLAVNTEALDLTVLDGVAQKSRSLLRAPWAIDVKENPRGRSSLLLRAPGKNAVGLREEQTLLRAGHNSRIARLINKKSVLGTKLGRDDYLEFFSRLLELFADEGLIVPVELDADLVGWRLTPSAVRLVPGPALSDESQRGNRYFHDLYASIADDLASGHSAYWGLEGREHTAQVSQRQREWREWRFRYEDDDLKNLSTSEYRTEIKTTGESEQFLPALFCSPTMELGVDISALNAVYLRNVPPTPANYAQRAGRSGRSGQAAVVVTYCASGSPHDQYFFERRNDMVAGVVRPPALDITNEELVRSHLHAVWLAESRLALKPDIPDILDLGGDRYPLKEEILTTISKSDLVSRARAPMQRVLEQILTADQGALPVWMEDPEEFVLQVAMNAPKEFGRAFDRWRELYNSARTQLAEANARSEITGLSAGDRRKIKAAQMQASDQIAILEQGKASNGSDFYSYRYLATEGFLPGYNFPRLPLYAFVPGEGKTGSFLSRARFLAISEFGPRSLIYHEGRAYRVIKAKLPPEVREGDGSELATKDIYICANCGACHEGEVERCHGCDAHMAGEVPIKRTLRIDNVEAAPTERITANDEERVRQGFDIQTVFSWPKKDDQLQVTNAEFKCGETSLLALQYANSAEISRLNKGLKRRKDQTVFGFNIDPRTGYWAKSEDEDAETDAPPDVVKPVRIVPIVRDRKNALLFRFKKPENFDPSTITTVQHALLRGIEVVYQLEEGEILSEPLPARDNRRAILAYEATEGGAGVLTRLMDNPEAISEVARTALGLMHFENIDAAVASGDASLLTEKADDACVRGCYRCLLSYFNQPDHEQIDRGSDEVTQLLVDLARGRTFLERRATPNGASSPWLKAFEAASLPQVDTIGLSFAGAEAEFVWRGHYVAATSQAVSADMANEAANKGWELVALPASAEAGVPKQLLDLLKG, translated from the coding sequence ATGAAAGCATTCGAATTCAATCATTTTCTTGTTAATTCGTACGAACGTTTTTCAAGATCTTTCAGCGCTATACGTTCGGATGACTTAAGCCGGGCAATAGATGAGCAGTACGATGCTGGGCGGTTCTGGCCGGACGCTCTCCTTTCATTGAACCCGCGATATCTTTCAGGCCCCACGGTGGACGATCTCGTCTTCTCCGGCGACTTAGACGAGGGAACCGGCAAGGTATTCCGCTTTGGCGAAACACCTCTACGATTTCATCGACACCAAGCGGAATCGATCGCCAAGGCGAAGTCGCACAAAAGCTATGTGGTCACCACAGGCACGGGCTCTGGCAAATCGCTATGCTTCTTCGTGCCAGTGGTCGATTCCATCATTCGCGCTCTACGCGCCGGGAAGCCTCGGACTACACGCGCGATCATCGTCTATCCAATGAATGCTCTGGCGAACAGCCAGATGAAGGAGATCGATAAGTTCATCGGACAGTCAGGGCTTCCTGACGCCCTAAAGCCAGTTGTGAAACGCTACACGGGGCAAGAGAGCCAGGAGGAGCGTCAGCGGATCGCGGCCAATCCGCCAGATATCCTTCTCACGAACTACATGATGGCGGAGCTTCTGCTGACCCGACAAGACGACCTAGACGCCCAGGTGGTCAAGAACGCGACCGGTCTTGAATTTATCATCCTCGACGAACTCCACACCTACAGAGGGCGTCAAGGCGCGGATGTGGCGGTGCTCGTTCGGCGGCTGCGCGACCGCTGCTCCCCTGACAAGGCTCCGATCTGCATAGGCACCTCGGCAACGATGGCTTCAGAAGGCACCGAAGAAAGCCGAGCGGTCGCCGTGGCCAAAGTCGCGACCAGGCTCTTCGGCTCTGAGATCGGTCCGGATGCTGTAATAGATGAATCCTTACAGCGAGCTACTGACGACACCATCAGTCTTGCGCATGCAACAGCCGCACTCGCTGATGTAGTGCGACAGCCTCTCCCGACAAAATTGGACGACGAGCAGCTCAGGAAGCACCCGCTCGCGGTATGGGCGGAACTTGCGCTCGGACTCGATGACGGGCTGGAGCTGAAGCGAAAGAAGCCTGTTCCCTTCGAGGAGGCCGTCAAACGACTAGCCGACGACAGCGGGATTGAAGCAGGGCAGTGTCGGACGCAGCTAGAAGGCTTCCTGACACTGGTAAGCCTTCCCGAAGATCAGCGCGGTGGGACGGGGGACGGAGCGTTTCTCGCATTCAAATTGCATAGGTTCATCTCCGGCGCTGGTGAGATCTTTACCACGCTTACGGACAAGCCGCGCACCGTTCTTTTCGAGGGCCAGCTTGAGGATCCCAATGCTCCGGGTAACCGGCTTTACCCAACACGCTTCTGCAGGAACTGCGGACACGAATACCACGTCGTCACCAAGACCGAGGATGACGGACACATCGGGGTTCTCCCCCGCAACATCGACGATACGCCGCTGGAAACCGACGACGACGAGGATGTGGCGGGATATCTTTGTCCAGTTCCGGACAATGATCTCGATTTTGCCTTCGATGGCGAATTGAGCGGCTACCCTGAGAGCTGGCTTGAAGAGCGCAACGGGGTCGAGCGGCTGCGGTCCTATCGCAAGAAGCGCGCGCCCGTCTCCTATGTCGTGACGCCAGACGGCCGGCATGGCGCTGGTGGGAGAGAGTTCTGGTTCATCCCCGGAAAGTTTGCATTCTGCCTCTGCTGCAAGGACGAGCCCAACCAGGGGATGCGTGAGCGAAGTAAGCTGGCGGGCCTCTCTGGCGAAGGTAGGAGCTCCGCGACGACCCTTCTCGTGTCCAGCGCTCTCGAGTGGATGAACAAGCCGACGAGCGGTGTTCCAAAGACCAAGCGGAAACTGCTTGGGTTCACGGACAATCGGCAAGACGCTGCCCTTCAGTCCGGCCACTTCAACGACTTTCTGTTCGTGAGCCTTCTGCGTGGGGCCATTCTGCGGGCCATAACTGCAGCAGGGCCCGAGGGCCTGACCGAGGATGAGTTTGGTCTCTGCGTCGTCAAGGCCCTTGGCTTTACGTCCGCAAACAAAGAGGCACGTGCCAACTGGATGCTCGATCCATCGGCTGGTGCCGTTATCCGAGAAGACGCTCAGCGTGCGCTTGCAAAGGTCTTGGCTCACCGAGTTTGGACTGACCTCCGCAGGGGTTGGCGCTACACGAACCCCAGTCTCTCTGTTCTGAAACTTCTCGATGTTGAGTTCGTCGGAGTCGCCGACATGGCATCAGACCGGGAAAGGCTGATGACAGTCCTGCCCGAACTCAGCGATCAATCCGAAGAGCAGATAGCCACCCTGCTAAAGGCCGTTCTGGGCGCAATGCTCGAAGGGTTGGCCGTTAATACGGAAGCCCTCGACCTGACTGTCCTGGACGGTGTCGCGCAGAAATCACGGTCGCTGTTGCGCGCTCCGTGGGCGATAGATGTCAAGGAGAACCCGCGCGGACGATCTTCGCTGCTCCTACGCGCGCCTGGAAAGAACGCCGTGGGACTTCGGGAGGAACAGACCCTCCTGCGCGCTGGCCACAACTCGCGGATTGCGCGCCTCATTAACAAAAAGAGCGTGTTGGGCACGAAGCTCGGGAGGGACGACTACCTCGAGTTCTTCTCGCGCCTGCTCGAGCTATTCGCCGATGAGGGCTTAATTGTCCCAGTTGAGCTCGACGCTGATCTCGTAGGCTGGCGGCTGACGCCCTCTGCCGTCCGCCTTGTGCCCGGCCCCGCGCTTTCCGACGAGAGCCAGCGGGGAAACCGATACTTCCACGACCTTTACGCATCGATTGCGGACGATCTGGCATCGGGTCACAGCGCCTATTGGGGGTTGGAGGGACGCGAGCACACCGCGCAGGTTTCCCAAAGGCAGCGCGAATGGCGTGAGTGGCGGTTCAGGTACGAAGACGACGACCTCAAAAACCTCAGCACCTCAGAATATCGGACCGAAATCAAGACCACCGGTGAATCCGAACAGTTCCTTCCAGCGCTGTTCTGCTCGCCGACAATGGAGCTTGGGGTAGACATCTCGGCGCTCAATGCGGTTTATCTCAGGAACGTCCCCCCAACGCCCGCCAACTACGCACAGCGTGCTGGCCGCTCGGGCCGCTCTGGCCAGGCAGCGGTAGTGGTGACGTACTGCGCATCGGGTTCTCCCCACGATCAGTACTTCTTCGAGCGCCGCAATGACATGGTGGCGGGTGTCGTGCGCCCGCCTGCGCTGGATATCACGAACGAAGAACTGGTGCGTTCGCACCTGCATGCGGTCTGGCTTGCTGAGAGCCGTCTCGCTCTTAAACCGGATATCCCGGATATCCTCGACCTTGGTGGCGACCGATATCCGCTGAAGGAAGAGATCCTCACCACCATTTCCAAATCCGATCTTGTCTCCCGGGCGCGCGCTCCAATGCAAAGAGTACTCGAACAGATCCTGACAGCTGATCAAGGCGCGCTACCCGTTTGGATGGAGGACCCGGAAGAGTTCGTGCTTCAAGTAGCAATGAACGCTCCGAAGGAATTTGGCCGCGCATTCGATCGCTGGCGCGAGCTTTACAATTCAGCACGCACGCAGCTGGCCGAAGCCAACGCCCGTTCGGAAATCACAGGTCTCTCGGCCGGCGACCGGCGCAAGATCAAGGCGGCACAGATGCAGGCCAGCGACCAGATTGCGATCCTCGAGCAAGGAAAGGCATCGAACGGATCAGATTTCTATTCGTATCGCTACCTCGCGACGGAGGGCTTCCTGCCCGGCTACAATTTCCCACGCCTGCCGCTCTACGCCTTCGTTCCCGGCGAGGGAAAGACCGGCTCGTTCCTCTCTCGCGCGCGCTTTCTTGCGATATCGGAATTTGGACCGCGAAGCCTGATCTACCACGAAGGTCGCGCCTATCGCGTAATAAAAGCGAAGCTCCCTCCAGAGGTTCGCGAGGGCGACGGATCGGAACTCGCGACCAAAGACATTTACATCTGCGCCAACTGCGGAGCCTGCCACGAAGGAGAAGTCGAGCGCTGCCATGGCTGCGACGCACACATGGCAGGCGAGGTGCCCATCAAGCGCACGCTCCGCATCGACAATGTGGAAGCCGCCCCCACTGAACGCATCACCGCGAACGATGAAGAGCGCGTGCGACAGGGCTTCGACATCCAGACCGTATTTTCGTGGCCGAAGAAGGACGATCAATTGCAGGTCACGAACGCGGAATTCAAATGTGGCGAGACTTCTCTGCTCGCACTGCAATACGCCAACAGCGCCGAGATCAGTCGTCTGAACAAGGGTCTGAAGCGCCGAAAGGACCAGACGGTTTTCGGCTTCAATATCGATCCCCGTACAGGCTACTGGGCAAAATCTGAGGACGAGGATGCGGAGACCGACGCTCCGCCCGATGTAGTCAAGCCAGTCCGGATCGTGCCGATCGTCAGGGACCGCAAGAACGCGCTTCTGTTCCGCTTCAAGAAACCGGAAAACTTTGACCCAAGCACGATCACCACCGTTCAACATGCGCTCTTGCGGGGGATCGAGGTCGTCTATCAGCTTGAAGAAGGCGAGATCCTAAGCGAGCCGCTTCCAGCTCGCGATAACCGCCGCGCCATCCTTGCCTACGAAGCCACGGAGGGAGGGGCCGGTGTTCTTACGCGCCTGATGGATAATCCAGAAGCGATCAGCGAGGTCGCTCGGACAGCCCTCGGGCTCATGCACTTCGAAAACATCGACGCGGCGGTTGCAAGCGGAGACGCAAGCCTGCTGACCGAGAAGGCAGACGATGCCTGCGTTAGAGGGTGCTACCGCTGCCTGTTGTCGTACTTTAACCAGCCGGACCATGAGCAGATCGACCGCGGCAGCGATGAGGTTACCCAGCTGTTGGTTGACCTTGCGCGCGGTCGCACGTTCCTTGAGCGGAGGGCGACGCCAAACGGCGCGTCGTCACCGTGGCTGAAAGCGTTTGAGGCTGCTAGTCTCCCGCAGGTCGACACCATCGGCCTCAGCTTTGCCGGTGCGGAAGCCGAATTCGTATGGCGCGGGCACTATGTCGCCGCAACGAGCCAGGCGGTTTCCGCAGACATGGCCAATGAAGCAGCCAACAAAGGCTGGGAATTGGTCGCTCTTCCAGCATCGGCCGAGGCTGGCGTCCCCAAACAGTTACTTGATCTATTGAAAGGGTAA
- a CDS encoding type II toxin-antitoxin system Phd/YefM family antitoxin produces MHVLSAKEAKYGFGRLIDLARTEPVAVAKHGRTVVVVMSIEAYEKLRSTADGEYPTVLGEIEK; encoded by the coding sequence ATGCATGTCCTCAGTGCGAAAGAGGCGAAGTATGGCTTCGGTCGACTGATTGATCTTGCGCGGACTGAACCAGTGGCCGTGGCGAAGCATGGGCGCACCGTCGTCGTGGTGATGTCTATCGAAGCATACGAGAAGCTTCGTTCCACCGCTGACGGAGAGTACCCGACTGTTCTCGGTGAAATTGAGAAATAA
- a CDS encoding DNA-binding protein has protein sequence MTEAIKKTNAALEKKVRKAVADIQTKGEKPTNAAVREITKGSFRDIGPIVKIVLAEQKAAAEASRAAPDMPEEVLDLYASAWEAAWRCADEAAAAERRAHASQLAEVEEEKAEALDNIGLVEDERDGAVAEAEAAVERAQQAEERVASLTAELMEAKVLIAKLEGRLLGREDFASQGNSHASNEDSSAAHAVEDDNQMPLFPDSGDDRVVGQDDDGGAKRVDDPDGEQDAA, from the coding sequence ATGACCGAAGCTATCAAGAAGACCAACGCCGCCCTCGAGAAGAAAGTACGCAAGGCGGTCGCTGACATCCAAACGAAGGGCGAAAAGCCCACCAACGCCGCCGTGCGGGAGATCACAAAGGGATCGTTCCGCGACATCGGGCCGATCGTGAAGATCGTCCTTGCCGAACAGAAGGCCGCGGCCGAAGCGTCGCGCGCGGCACCCGACATGCCCGAAGAGGTTCTCGACCTCTACGCGTCCGCTTGGGAGGCGGCGTGGCGCTGCGCCGACGAGGCCGCAGCTGCCGAACGGCGTGCGCACGCCAGCCAGCTCGCCGAGGTCGAGGAGGAGAAAGCGGAAGCCCTCGACAACATCGGACTGGTCGAAGACGAGCGTGACGGTGCCGTCGCCGAGGCAGAGGCTGCCGTGGAACGCGCGCAACAGGCTGAGGAGAGGGTCGCTTCGCTTACGGCAGAGCTCATGGAGGCCAAGGTCCTCATCGCGAAACTCGAAGGTCGTCTCCTTGGGCGGGAGGATTTCGCCTCGCAGGGCAATAGTCACGCATCCAACGAAGACAGCTCCGCAGCGCATGCCGTGGAGGACGACAATCAAATGCCTCTATTTCCCGACTCCGGCGACGACCGGGTCGTCGGGCAAGACGATGACGGCGGCGCGAAGCGAGTAGATGATCCCGACGGCGAACAGGACGCAGCGTAA
- a CDS encoding restriction endonuclease, translating into MPSDRLFIIEPEGLPDLAGMMVATLDALRHLGGSGSIQEIDETVIELEGLSEAEQAIPMPNNDQRLKVNYYLAWARTYLRRGGAVENSARGVWAITEAGSAIHDRAPAAAIVETVQAEEREKARQKRKAKEAAEVSGDADVVIADADAGPADEEDWKAALLTVLGSMAPDAFERLSQRLLREAGFTKVEVRGKTGDGGIDGLGVLRVNLVSFQVYFQCKRWRGSVGAKEIRDFRGALQGRADKGLFITTSHYTPAATDEATRDGAIAIDLIDGDRLCDLLKENGLGVGTEMVERVRIDGTWFDSV; encoded by the coding sequence ATGCCATCTGACCGCCTCTTCATCATCGAGCCAGAGGGGTTGCCGGATCTCGCTGGCATGATGGTCGCCACGCTCGACGCCCTTCGGCACCTCGGCGGGTCGGGCAGCATCCAGGAGATCGACGAGACCGTCATCGAGCTCGAGGGGCTCTCCGAAGCCGAACAGGCGATCCCGATGCCGAACAATGATCAACGCCTGAAGGTGAACTACTACCTCGCCTGGGCGCGCACCTACCTTCGGCGAGGCGGTGCCGTCGAGAACTCGGCACGTGGTGTCTGGGCCATCACCGAGGCCGGCAGCGCCATCCACGATCGCGCACCCGCGGCTGCCATCGTCGAGACCGTTCAGGCTGAGGAGCGCGAGAAGGCGCGTCAAAAGCGCAAGGCCAAGGAAGCGGCCGAAGTTTCCGGCGATGCGGATGTCGTTATCGCAGACGCGGATGCTGGGCCGGCGGACGAAGAGGACTGGAAAGCCGCGCTGCTCACCGTCCTCGGGTCCATGGCGCCAGATGCCTTCGAGAGGCTGTCACAGCGGCTTCTGCGCGAGGCTGGCTTCACCAAGGTCGAGGTCCGCGGAAAGACCGGCGACGGCGGCATCGACGGGCTCGGCGTCCTGCGCGTGAACCTCGTCTCGTTCCAGGTCTACTTCCAATGCAAGCGCTGGAGAGGCAGCGTCGGCGCAAAGGAAATCCGCGACTTCCGCGGAGCGCTCCAGGGCCGGGCCGACAAGGGGCTTTTTATCACCACGAGCCACTACACCCCGGCCGCGACCGACGAGGCGACCAGGGACGGCGCCATCGCTATCGACCTCATCGACGGAGACCGTTTGTGCGACCTGCTCAAGGAGAACGGGCTCGGGGTCGGGACGGAGATGGTCGAGCGGGTTCGCATCGACGGCACATGGTTCGACAGCGTCTGA